The Fusarium falciforme chromosome 12, complete sequence DNA window GACATCCTTTTCACCCGCCTCTCCCCCACAAGAACACACAAGAATTGCCGATTGTGAAGAGGGATAATGAATTGTTTCACAATTGAGCCATCACGCCACTCCCACTCAACGCACTCTTTCAGCCGACCATCAATCTCTTCAAAGCCCGACAACTACCCTGCAGTGTCAAACGCGGAAAAGGCCGGAATGTCCAAAAAGCCCGTATTACCAAGATCAATGCAATCTCAGACACTTCTCAAAATCGTAAGAGGTTCAAAACCCCCTACCCATCACAATGACGTATGTGTCCAATCACGGGCACCGTAGGTCGGCTATCTCTCCCTCGGGTGGTCGGCGAGCTGATGACAGGTCCCCGACGACCCGAGCCGCCAACGGCCGCAAAACATCATCGTCAATCAATCGCCACTTGAACTTGATTGCAAATAAACATTCTTGATCGCCCTTCAATTGTTAATCAATCAACGACCATCGCGACATTAAAGACACCATGAAGTCCTTCCGACCTTTGACTCCACTCACAGCTCCAAGAGCATCCATTTTGAACGGTTCGGTCAGACACATTCGCCCTTTTCATCAACAAGTGGCAAAGGCGGTAATTTCTTCTCGGCCAttgacaacatcaacaacaatcACGCGCCAAATACCCTACAGAAGACCAATAATGGCTACCCAAGCGACCATGCCCCGGACTGCCACCCAAGGTCATGCGTCCTACACGACTCAAGCTAGTGCCGCTGGTGAACCAACAGTCCATGACCTGTTTGAAACCGTCACAGGGACATGGCAGTACGTAGTCGCTGACCCATCTACTCTCACCGCCGTCATCATCGATCCAGTGTTGGACTACGACCCCGTCACCCAGGCCATTACCACCAAAACCGCCGACTTGATTCTATCCctggtcaaggacaagggctACAAGGTTGAGAGGATCCTCGAGACACATGCCCATGCCGACCACATCACTGCAGCTGCGTACCTTCAGAAGCGTCTCACCCAATCGCAAGGGCACAAACCTCTCATCGGTATTGGGAAGCGCATCGATCAGGTGCAGGCGAGGTTCGGCAAGGGATATGGAGTCCTAGCCAAGGAGTATGAGTGTGTCTTTGACAAGTTCTTTGATGATGACGAAACGTTTGATATTGGCAACTTGAAGGCGATGGCCATCCACTTGCCTGGCCACACCCCCGACCACTTGGGCTACAAGATTGGAGGTGAGTACCGATGCAGTGAGCTTGGCATGCACCGATTAACAAAGCTGGCCAGACAACGTCTTTTGTGGCGATTCTATCTTCCATGCAGACATTGGCACTGCCCGCTGCGACTTCCCCGGCGGCAGTGCAAGTGACTTGTATGAATCAGGAAGAAAACTCCTTTCCATGCCCAGTCACGTAAAGATCTGGACAGGCCACGACTACCCCCCAGAAGAGAGAGGCGCCCCCGTGCCGTACATGACAGTTCAACAGCACAGAGAGCAGAACAAACATGTCAAGGACGGCATCACTTCAGACGAGTTTGTCGCTTTGCGGAATGAGCGAGACGCGAGCCTGGCCGCTCCAAGACTGCTTCACCAGTCGCTGCAGATGAATATTCGGGGTGGACAGCTTCCTGCCCCGAATGAGTCAGGACATCGTTTGCTTCATCTGCCACTTAAGATGAAGGTTGAACCTTGGGATGATGAAACTGCTTGAGGGTATGTATTGATGACTGGAGTTTCTTGAATATGTTAAGGCTGCGATCAGTCATGTGTTGGAATGCGATGCGGCATTAATATCAAATTGTTTTCAAGGGAATACTAGCCCATAACCTTGCATTCATAGCAATGAAATACCAGAGCGATAGTTTTCATCAACTTTATCTTTTCTCGTGTGACATCTGAATCAACTACCTCTAGGGCTTGATTGCCTCACACACCCACTTCCACGTCTTCAGAACTCGCTCACGGTCCAATGGCTTAACCTCGCGCATTACTGCGGAGACTTGCTGCGTGTGAGACAAGTCAAACACATCAACCGGCTGGGATTCCCCAGCCGTGCACTCGTCGCCGTTGTTTTGGCAATAGTTCTGCCTCCACAACCCCAGTAGAGCTTGAGACGGATGATTGCCCTCTGTTTCCTTCAGCGCTTCTTCCAACCGGCTCATCCACTTCTGAGGGGACACGATCTGAAAGCTAGTTTCTTTATCACTGCCTGATATCCATTTCAGCATCTGACTCCAAGAGGGGTTGGTATGTGGATTCAGAACGTGATAGATCTGGGTTTCCGTGACCGACAGTGGTTTACTGTTCTCTGGTTCCGTAACATGGCCAGAAAAGGCAATATCCATGATTGAGTGGGCAGCCTCTTCTACGGGTAGCCAATTGAGCGATTCATGCGGAATGTCGGGCAAGCACCCAGCTACTCGTGCTGTTGAGAGCAAGAGAGGATACGCTTCGCTTGCGTTCCAAATACCAACATCATTGCTGCACAGCTGACCGATACGAACAACCGTGGCGAGATTGTCTCCGTCACTCGTGAATTGCTTGTTTGCAGACTCGCAGACCTGTTCAGCAACCCATTTAGAGCGAGAGTAACCCATCGGCGAGGCTTGAGAGGGGTTTTGAGAGATCGTTTCCTGGATAGGAGTTGAAGTGGAATTGCTGACAGCCGCTGTTGAACTGACAAATATCAAGCGTGCCTGAGCTACCGCTGCTAGCTTCAGCAAGTTCTGCGTTGCGGCAATTTGATCTTCGAATGAGTTGAGCTGGAGATTGAAGTTGACTGCCCAAGCTGAGTGGATGATAATGGCAGTTTCATCCATGATCAGTTGTCTCTGTTCCTCTGACAGCCCAAGATCCCCGCTCGATAAATTGCACGGTAAGCAAACAATCTTGCCGTGGTCGATCTCCGATTCTTCATAAGTCTCCAAGCCAGGCATGCCGCGGTCGAAAAGGGCCTTGGAGACTCTTTCATGGGCGGACTGTGGGCATTCAGCCCTGAGAAGGCAGTAGACTTTGTTGACTCGGGCATCTCCCCgaaggaggtggaggatATGAGCTCCTAGAAAGCCAGTGGCTCCTGTGAGGACGACGGCATTGCCCTGCCATATGCGAGGCTTTATCTCGATATCTCCAAAAGCGCCGTACTTTTCAGCAAGCTGGCGCATGGACCGCAGCTGTGTTTCTTCTCCGTTCCACTCCTCAAGGTTGTGCCCTCCCCGAACTCGCCTCAAGTACTCCACGAGTGCGGTGACAGTACCTTGGTCGTAAATGACATTCATGGGAAGAGCCATACCCGGAGACAGACAATTCGACTCAATAAGCTTTCGTATCTGGATGCAGGCGATAGAGTCGACGCCTTGACGATAGAGATCTTGATCAGGACTAGGCTTGCGACCCAGAACACGCAAAAAGCAATCCGAAACTGTTTCCGCTAGCTGTTCATCTACGACCTGGCTGAAAACTGATCGACTCGAGCTTAGTTTATACGAcagctcaatctccttggcatATCTCTCCTCGGCTTGGCGTCGGAGGATCGTACCCTTGCTGCTTTTTACAAGAGGTTGT harbors:
- a CDS encoding Carrier domain-containing protein; this encodes MADLELNYFTCTLGEALKLKQQAINPVQSFKTVIDLIDTQARTRPQSPALGFASLDDEESTRNLFPRVVSFHDLCELSKCAERALSRWVSSSKDAGSTVGLLCTSSFDFVFTWLGLARSGYSVLLLAPQLEPQGIQYLCETLGVTKIFADMAHRDRASTVPGIDFLRTLSCQELLGSGLSKEPQRRSGTLTGSEPPGATKVPDITYIFHTSGTSSGLPKPIPQSQFGVVGVLPIFPGENKPATFSTTPLYHGGLADCMRAWTSGAMIWLFPEGQAPITGANILKAINFARNKDVGPVKYFSSVPYVLQMLAEETQGIQVLKSMDLVGVGGAALPPAVGDKLVDAGVNILSRMGSAECGFLMCSHRDYSKDKEWQYLRVINDTQLLSFEPQENGLSELVVKPGWPFKVKTNRDDGSYATSDLFEPHPSKPNAWRYHSRADAQITLANGKKFDPSPMEGSILASTNMLKDVLIFGSGRDYAGALLFPVSDKVPQKKIIDSVWPHIDQMNSAGQSHARITKPMLLVVPVRDGEQPLVKSSKGTILRRQAEERYAKEIELSYKLSSSRSVFSQVVDEQLAETVSDCFLRVLGRKPSPDQDLYRQGVDSIACIQIRKLIESNCLSPGMALPMNVIYDQGTVTALVEYLRRVRGGHNLEEWNGEETQLRSMRQLAEKYGAFGDIEIKPRIWQGNAVVLTGATGFLGAHILHLLRGDARVNKVYCLLRAECPQSAHERVSKALFDRGMPGLETYEESEIDHGKIVCLPCNLSSGDLGLSEEQRQLIMDETAIIIHSAWAVNFNLQLNSFEDQIAATQNLLKLAAVAQARLIFVSSTAAVSNSTSTPIQETISQNPSQASPMGYSRSKWVAEQVCESANKQFTSDGDNLATVVRIGQLCSNDVGIWNASEAYPLLLSTARVAGCLPDIPHESLNWLPVEEAAHSIMDIAFSGHVTEPENSKPLSVTETQIYHVLNPHTNPSWSQMLKWISGSDKETSFQIVSPQKWMSRLEEALKETEGNHPSQALLGLWRQNYCQNNGDECTAGESQPVDVFDLSHTQQVSAVMREVKPLDRERVLKTWKWVCEAIKP
- a CDS encoding Lactamase-B domain-containing protein encodes the protein MKSFRPLTPLTAPRASILNGSVRHIRPFHQQVAKAVISSRPLTTSTTITRQIPYRRPIMATQATMPRTATQGHASYTTQASAAGEPTVHDLFETVTGTWQYVVADPSTLTAVIIDPVLDYDPVTQAITTKTADLILSLVKDKGYKVERILETHAHADHITAAAYLQKRLTQSQGHKPLIGIGKRIDQVQARFGKGYGVLAKEYECVFDKFFDDDETFDIGNLKAMAIHLPGHTPDHLGYKIGDNVFCGDSIFHADIGTARCDFPGGSASDLYESGRKLLSMPSHVKIWTGHDYPPEERGAPVPYMTVQQHREQNKHVKDGITSDEFVALRNERDASLAAPRLLHQSLQMNIRGGQLPAPNESGHRLLHLPLKMKVEPWDDETA